A window of Synergistaceae bacterium contains these coding sequences:
- a CDS encoding HAD-IA family hydrolase: protein MQQTISPPFWHPACSGAFILDWDGVLADTRLDFGPLRQKYFEGKIVPLIEAADRLPESVRDEVKAEIRRIEMEGAEKAVPVKGARDLIAWLNDSGKPWAVVSRNCRDSILLAAERCGITLPPVLLSREDPHVKPAPEALALAAKKMKVRLADCVMTGDFIYDILGARRAAIRAVLVQRGETEWSHLADAAWPTVEEFAHALAHPSPLVPWEYHDLTRKYGTEHLKAAARNIYRLSGADGVCLQVRTLARLGAFRFSIPEEAKLGLSDWKDSTFPAQAIDMPLSPLLEDLMAAHWPCVQFVPPETQDREPSHRVQEVPPSLQGAELENFFIDSLKWTAKT, encoded by the coding sequence ATGCAGCAGACTATTTCTCCGCCCTTCTGGCACCCCGCGTGTTCGGGGGCTTTCATTCTCGACTGGGACGGGGTGCTGGCCGACACCCGGTTGGACTTCGGCCCTCTGCGTCAAAAATATTTCGAGGGGAAAATCGTCCCTCTGATCGAGGCCGCGGACCGGCTGCCGGAGTCCGTCCGAGACGAAGTGAAGGCGGAGATTCGCAGAATTGAAATGGAGGGCGCGGAAAAGGCCGTGCCCGTGAAGGGCGCCCGGGACCTCATCGCCTGGCTCAACGATTCCGGCAAACCCTGGGCGGTGGTATCGAGAAACTGCCGGGATTCCATCCTGCTGGCGGCGGAGCGATGCGGAATAACGCTTCCTCCCGTTCTGCTCAGCCGGGAAGATCCCCACGTGAAACCCGCGCCCGAAGCTCTGGCCCTGGCGGCAAAAAAGATGAAGGTCCGCCTGGCCGACTGCGTCATGACGGGAGATTTCATCTACGACATTTTAGGGGCGCGCCGCGCTGCCATTCGAGCCGTTCTGGTCCAGCGAGGGGAAACGGAATGGTCCCATCTGGCCGACGCCGCCTGGCCCACGGTCGAAGAATTTGCCCATGCCCTTGCCCATCCCTCGCCTCTGGTCCCCTGGGAGTATCATGACCTGACGCGAAAATACGGAACGGAACACCTCAAAGCGGCCGCCCGAAATATCTACCGGCTGAGCGGAGCGGATGGAGTTTGCCTGCAGGTTCGTACCCTGGCCAGGCTGGGGGCCTTTCGTTTCAGCATCCCCGAGGAGGCAAAGCTGGGCCTCTCCGACTGGAAGGACTCCACATTTCCCGCCCAGGCCATCGACATGCCCCTGTCTCCCCTTTTGGAGGACCTTATGGCGGCCCACTGGCCCTGTGTGCAGTTCGTCCCTCCGGAAACTCAGGATCGAGAGCCCTCCCATCGCGTCCAGGAGGTTCCTCCGTCGCTTCAAGGCGCGGAACTTGAAAATTTTTTCATCGACTCTCTGAAGTGGACGGCAAAAACATAA
- the hypD gene encoding hydrogenase formation protein HypD — protein MPESDLKAPREGPANIEALRGKLSEYLECAGRPLTFMEVCGTHTVAIFRSGLRSLLPEGLRVLSGPGCPVCVTDQSEIDMALSLAKRDCVVLTYGDMLRVPGSSGSLLKMKGEGAAVEVVTSAIQSMEIARKNPEREVVFLGVGFETTAPATAVTLQQARRNGLDNFSVLCLHKTVPAALSALCSNPDLRIDGFILPGHVTVVTGLDEYAFLTKKLRRAAAVAGFEPEEILACMTDLARQVAERDFRLSVWRLKDVPIEGNPAARRILSEVFEPCDARWRGLGVIAGSGCRIAEPYGEFDAVRKFGLDPAEDVVDNGCRCGEVLSGLISPPECELFGRVCTPLAPVGPCMVSSEGTCGAWYRYHQ, from the coding sequence TTGCCCGAGTCTGACCTGAAAGCGCCCCGTGAGGGGCCAGCGAATATCGAAGCCCTGCGGGGAAAACTGAGCGAATATCTGGAGTGTGCGGGGCGTCCTCTCACGTTTATGGAGGTCTGCGGCACCCATACCGTGGCCATTTTTCGATCGGGGCTGCGTTCCCTGCTGCCGGAGGGGCTTCGTGTGCTTTCCGGGCCGGGCTGTCCGGTCTGCGTCACCGATCAGTCGGAGATCGACATGGCCCTGTCTCTGGCGAAAAGGGACTGCGTCGTTCTCACTTATGGCGACATGCTGCGGGTTCCCGGCTCTTCCGGATCCCTGCTGAAGATGAAGGGAGAGGGGGCGGCGGTGGAGGTCGTGACGTCAGCCATCCAGTCCATGGAGATCGCCCGAAAAAATCCGGAGCGGGAGGTGGTCTTTCTCGGAGTCGGCTTCGAAACCACGGCCCCCGCGACGGCTGTGACCCTGCAGCAGGCCCGTCGAAACGGCCTCGATAATTTTTCCGTTCTCTGTCTGCACAAAACGGTTCCGGCGGCCCTGTCCGCCCTTTGTTCCAATCCTGACCTGAGAATCGACGGATTTATTCTGCCCGGACACGTGACGGTGGTCACCGGGCTCGACGAATACGCCTTTCTGACGAAAAAACTTCGCAGAGCCGCCGCTGTCGCCGGGTTCGAGCCGGAGGAAATTCTGGCCTGCATGACAGACCTTGCCAGACAGGTGGCCGAACGGGATTTTCGCCTGAGCGTCTGGCGGCTGAAGGACGTCCCCATTGAGGGAAATCCAGCCGCCCGCCGGATTCTGTCGGAGGTGTTCGAGCCCTGCGACGCCCGATGGAGGGGGCTGGGAGTCATTGCCGGTTCCGGCTGTCGCATCGCGGAGCCTTACGGGGAGTTCGACGCCGTGAGAAAATTCGGTCTCGACCCCGCCGAAGATGTCGTCGATAACGGATGTCGCTGCGGCGAAGTGCTTTCAGGACTGATTTCGCCGCCTGAATGTGAACTTTTCGGCAGGGTCTGTACGCCCCTTGCCCCGGTGGGGCCCTGCATGGTTTCCAGTGAAGGGACGTGTGGAGCGTGGTACAGGTATCATCAATGA
- a CDS encoding replication-associated recombination protein A gives MILSETPLAERMRPLTLEEYCGQPHLMGENAPLRRLIETGRVPSCVLYGPPGVGKTTLVRLIARATQRSLLEINAVTAKVAELRDLVEEAKRLKIMGGGTSALAFIDELYHFNSSQQNVLLPSVEKGDLILIGTTTENPRYEINKTLLSRMIIFDLKPLTPEELLPLLRRAMEDKTRGLGDLEVRASDEILLGIATASGGDVRQALTRLEASVSFIAATGGTTLTSEAVEQTVGSASVRFDRKGDDHYSIISAMIKSIRGSDPDAAVYWLARLLAGGEDIRFICRRILISAAEDIGLADPAALQIAAAATFAADMTGLPEARIILSEAVIYLAAAPKSNSAYLAVDRASAEIEKGVLQAVPHHLKPDGSGYLYPHDDPRHWLPQQYMESPRRYYYPGSLGYEQNIAARLKKFWRRFLEEN, from the coding sequence ATGATCCTTTCCGAGACGCCCCTCGCCGAAAGAATGCGCCCCCTGACCCTGGAGGAGTACTGCGGACAGCCCCATCTGATGGGCGAAAACGCCCCCCTTCGCAGGCTGATCGAAACGGGTCGGGTGCCCAGTTGTGTTCTGTACGGACCGCCGGGGGTGGGAAAGACCACGCTGGTGCGTCTGATCGCCAGGGCCACTCAACGCAGCCTTCTGGAAATCAACGCGGTCACGGCGAAAGTGGCGGAGCTTCGGGATCTGGTGGAGGAGGCAAAACGCCTGAAGATCATGGGCGGAGGGACGTCGGCTCTGGCTTTCATCGATGAACTGTATCATTTCAACAGCTCCCAGCAGAACGTCCTGCTCCCTTCCGTAGAAAAGGGAGACCTGATTCTCATTGGGACGACCACGGAAAATCCCCGTTACGAAATCAACAAAACCCTGCTTTCCCGCATGATCATCTTCGACCTGAAACCTCTGACGCCGGAGGAACTTCTACCTCTTCTGCGCCGGGCGATGGAGGACAAAACACGGGGGCTGGGCGATCTGGAGGTTCGGGCGTCGGACGAAATTCTGCTGGGCATCGCGACCGCCTCCGGTGGGGACGTGCGACAGGCCCTGACCCGCCTCGAAGCCTCGGTTTCCTTCATAGCCGCGACCGGAGGAACCACTCTCACCTCCGAGGCCGTCGAACAGACCGTGGGAAGCGCCAGTGTCCGTTTTGACAGAAAAGGAGACGACCACTATTCGATCATCTCCGCCATGATCAAGAGCATTCGCGGCTCCGACCCCGACGCCGCGGTCTACTGGCTGGCCCGCCTTCTGGCCGGAGGCGAGGACATTCGGTTCATCTGCCGCCGGATCCTGATCTCCGCGGCGGAGGACATCGGTCTTGCGGATCCCGCGGCCCTTCAAATCGCCGCGGCCGCCACCTTTGCCGCCGACATGACCGGCCTGCCGGAGGCCCGAATCATCCTCTCCGAAGCCGTGATCTATCTGGCTGCCGCCCCCAAGAGCAACAGCGCTTACCTCGCGGTGGATCGGGCCTCCGCCGAAATCGAAAAGGGCGTGCTCCAGGCCGTTCCCCATCACCTGAAACCCGATGGAAGCGGATACCTCTACCCTCACGACGACCCCC
- a CDS encoding HypC/HybG/HupF family hydrogenase formation chaperone: MMCLAVPYTIVEIFDDGSARAESGGVEVEIRLDLIEDPAVGDTVLVHAGFAIQKLDRGESEEMIALWKELNEAAEASVARV, from the coding sequence ATGATGTGTTTGGCTGTGCCCTATACGATAGTGGAAATTTTCGATGATGGATCGGCCCGGGCTGAATCCGGCGGCGTCGAAGTTGAAATTCGCCTGGACCTGATCGAAGATCCGGCGGTGGGGGATACCGTCCTTGTTCACGCCGGTTTCGCGATTCAGAAGCTGGACAGGGGAGAATCCGAGGAAATGATCGCCCTCTGGAAGGAGCTCAATGAAGCGGCGGAGGCCTCCGTTGCCCGAGTCTGA